In Acidisarcina polymorpha, the DNA window GTATGAGTTCCAAGAGCGTCCGGGATGGAGGTCGACTAGTGGTGTCCGCGCGGGACAGTCTCCTGATCTGCAGAAGGCCCAGTTCCAGAACGCACGATGGATTTTTCATGCATTTGACTTGAATCGGCATGGCGAGATGGAATTGCCGTGACTTTTCGTATCGAAGGCGCCTGCTTTTATTCAAGCCACATCGCGTGCTCGGAATCGATCGCGCAATGAGCCTTCGCACATAAAGAAGTTTGCGGCTTGGTAGGTTGATATGTAACTCTCAGGAGTTTTGACTTGATTTTGGAACGTTACGCGATAGGAGTGGATCTCGGCGGGACTAACCTTCGCATTGCCACTTATAAAGAGGACTCTTCTCCAAATGGAATGATTGCGGACAGCATCGGACTGCCTACTCGGGTGAAAGACGGACCGGATGCGGTCGCCGACGACATGAGCGGGGCAATCCGGAAGCTCTTAAGCAAGCATGGTCATGGAGGCTTTGCCGGTTTGGGCATCGGCACTCCCGGGCCGCTGGATCTGCCGGATGGCGTTTTGCGCAATCCTCCAAACTTGCCTGGCTTCGACGGGTACAATTTACGCCGAGCAGTCGAGCTTCGGGTTGGTGTTCCGGCGATCATCGAGTCCGATGCGAACCTAGCGGCGCTGGCCGAATTTCGTCTGGGTTCCGGAAAGACCTATGGGGCGCAATCGCTCTGCATGCTGACCTTGGGCACGGGCGTCGGGAATGGAATTATCCTTGATGGTAAGGTGTGGAACGGCCACAACGGGATGGGCGGAGAGGCAGGGCACAATACCGTGGATCCTGAAGGGGAACCTTGCCCATGCGGAAGTCGGGGCTGTCTGGAACTCTACGCGTCAGCAACGGGATTGAAGCGCATGGCCAAAGATTCGCGCGGCTCCCACGCGAATGACTCGGACGAATCAGCAATTCTGACGGCGCGGCACATCGCCGAGAGTGCAACCGCAGGAGACCATGCGGCACTCGCCGTCTTCGCCCGTGTCGGCACGGCTTTGGGAATCGGTGTTGGAGCATTGGTGAACACTTTGAACCTGCCGCTCTATGTGATCGGCGGCGGAATGTCGGCGTCCTGGGATCTGTTTGCTCTGCAGATGATGGAGGAGTTGCGCATGCGCAGCTATGTCTACCGTATGAACGCGCCGACTGAGGAAGAATCGCGCGTACGCTCTCCCCGAAAAACGCATGTGGTGCGCGCCGAACTGGGCTCGGATGCAGGTATCCTTGGGGCCTGCTTGTTGCCGTTGATGCAGGGTCGTTCTGGATGAAAGGCCGGACTTGACGATGAATCGATGCTCTGTTCGAAGATAAGGCGGTTGACAGGTTGGACCGCCGCGGTCCAATTTTGATATGGCAGTGATCGCGAGCGCGATGCAAGAACTGACTTAGGTCTACTCGCAGACTCCGTCGCAACTCTCGGCCGGGCGACCGGCACTTCGAGGGGGCCGTTATATAACTGCTTTAGCTGAGCAGTCGGGATTTGCATGAAATTTGTGTACGCTGCCTGTCGCACGATTCATTGGCGGCTTAGGGTCGAGATTTTCGGTCAGGTACTGTGTTCATCGGGGAAGCCACTTCGGCAATGACGAGATCAGCAGACTGGGCGTGTCCCAGGCGAACATCGTGCTCGGCATTTTGCTGGCCTACTTCTCGAACTTCGTCATCTCTGAATTCCATCTAGGAGCCGATCAATGGGTCGGCAACTGCGGCGGTTCGAGGGAATCTGTTCCTCATCCTGCTGTTCGGAAATCCGCGCAGTACGGACGGGGCGCAATCGCGCGGCAACATGCGCGAAACTGACCACGATCAGAAAAGGACGTTATCGTCGAGGTCTCGTGGCACGAGGTCGGCGGCCAGACAGGCTGCAACCGCAAGACTCACGTAAGATGAGCTCGGTCGACAGTACAACCGATGCGCGTTTTTCCGACGCTTGCCCATTGAGCCGATTAAACAGCAGCCTGGCGGCCTCATAACCAAATTGCGCAGCAGGTTGGCGGACAGCGGATATGGTAGGTGAGAGCATATCCGCTAAATCGAAATCATCGAAGGAGAGTATGGGAACATCGCGGCCAGGTTCCTTCCCAAGAACTCGCAGGCCGCGTAGCGTAAGCATCGTGCAAACCCAGTTCATCGGAATAATTGCGTCCGCTTTATGCTTTTTGAAGACGGAATCGGAGAGCCATTCGCTGGTCAGCGCCGTTTCATGCTCAACCGTACACATCCGCGGTTCTAGTGAAGCGACGCTGATAGCATCGCGATAACCAGCCAAACGTTCGGAGCATGTGTATAAATGCGGACGAGCCCCAATCGCAACGATTCGTTGAAAACCATGACCCAACAGATGTTGAGTCGCTTCTTTAGCGCTGCGGCGATTAGGGATGGTTACGACGTCGAAACGGGAGTGCTTGACAGGCTGGTCGAAAGTTACAACTTTCAGCTCAGGGGGAATGACATCACTGAAATTGTCAGTCCGGCCGTCGGCGGGAGCAATGATCAGACCATCGATCTGTCGGCCAACAAGGCTTTCGATCTCGGAACGCTCGACATCAGGATAGCCGCCCGAGCTTGCCAGGATAACCACATGCCCGTTGGCCCTGGAGACCTCTTGGACAGCCTTGACGGCGCTGGCAGTAAACGGATCAGACAAATTTGCGACAATCATTCCGATGGCTGCGGATTTGCGTGCTTTCAAGCCCCGGGCCAACTCATTGGGACGGTAGCCAAGACGAGTCATGGCCTCACGAACCTTGCTTGTTTTGTCCTCTTTGACGGAAGCCGCTCCATTGAGCACGCGCGAAGCGGTCTTTAGAGAAACACCTGCCTCTCGGGCAACATCAACGAGGGTAGGGGCATTTCGATTCTGCGTTGTGGTCATAAACGTTGGGTAAATATAAGCCTATCCTAGATGACCGGACCACTGGTATTAGAGTATCTTCCTGGATCGTATTTGATCCGCGGCTTCCCGCTGTTCCACTACAGGTTTTTGTCGAGTTTTGAAGACCCGCGACCCTCCGACCGTTCGCCAAACGACCTTCATGGATGGTCTCGAAGTCAACAAGCGTAGCTCTCGAACATCCCGACCGAGCTTGAGGAAAATGTCGTCGCCACCCTAAACAGATAGCCGGAATGGCTTCATCCTTTCCCCATTTCTCATTCAGTTGAACGCGTTCTTAGCTGACAGCTCCGCTGCGCTCACCAAGACATCTAAAGCTGAGCTTTGGCTGCTTGCATCGGGGGTGCCCGACGTTGCGGACCAGACTTCACCGAGGTGGTAATCCGGTGAACGCACCTGATTCCAAATGCTGTCAGCATTTGTTCTCGCGAAACGGTCATAAGCTAGTTTTGGATCCTCTTCATTGAGAGCTCGCAGATTTCGCGCGAACGCACCTTTGAACTGAGTGCCATCGCCGCCGCATTTCGGTTCGCAGACGTCGTGAAGGACACCCTGCTGGTCAGTAAGGGCCGACAACGCGGCTCGGGCGATCTTGTGGGCTTCAGACAGAAGGGCTGCATCACCCGACACAGCGTGCAAAGCGATGAGGCCACCCAAGATCACACCTTGGTTGTAGGTCCATATGGTGCGCTGATTGTTCTTACATGATTCGGTGAGTCCGTCATTTACGAGTTGTTCAGGGTTGATCATGCCCGAACCGACAAACCATTGCCACTCTCGGTTGGCCCAGGCCGAGTAGTTCGTCCGTTGCTTGGGATCTGTGGTGAGGACAGCCAGCCGTGCCGCGACCGAGAGAAACAACTCGTTTGCGATAGCGTTCTTGTACTTTCGATCTTTGCTCCACCAGATCCCACCGGAGCATGTTTGAACCCAGCCGTAGGTCATGTCCGCAAAGATCGAAGCTGCGGTAGCGAGGTAGCGCTCATCATGGGTGAGGTCGTACACATCAATCCAGGCGAGTGCCCACCAACCTTCGTCGTCGTAATACTTGTTGATAAATCCCGGGCGAGGTTTTCTGCGCGGTTGAGAGTGTGTTCGAGAAGACGAAATTGCATTCGCTTGATTTGGCAACGCGTGCATAGTCGGCAAGAACGGTGATAGCGTTTGCGGAATTCCACCAGCCTGTCGTTTTGTATAGGCCCGAGTCAAGATTATACCAGCTTTGAAGAGTACTTATCGCAAGAGATGCCCGTTCTTCGTAGGACGGGGTCTGTGCCGAGAGGACGCCGCTCGACATCACGCACAGAAGGAGAAGCGGAGCGGCAAGCCAAATGAACGGGCGACGTCTCGATTCTGGAATGTAAGTCAACATGCGTTAACCTCTTGAGTGTTCTAAATATGTCTTGATCGAATTCAAAGATTATTACGAATAGAGCAGCCCTTGCGACTCACTCGATTCCCAACTGGAGCTGCAACTGTTCGAGCGACACCCACTTGGTTTCGGGATAAGCAAAGAGCACCACAACGAACTGCAACACCATCATCGAGGCGAAGAACACAAACGGGTATGCACCCGACGACTTGGCGAGCAAGGGAAAGGAATAAGCGATGACAGCATTCATAATCCAATGGGAGCTGCTTCCTAAGCTCTGCCCTTTGGATCGCACTTTAGTAGGAAACACTTCGTTGATATATACCCAGATGACTGCACCCTGCGAAACGGCGAAAAAGGCGATGTAAGCCATCAACAACCACACCAGTAATGCCTGATGGGAGTTCACAAAGAATACGTATGCCACACCAGCCAAACAAACCGCAGTACCTACCGACCCGAAGAGAAGCAGTCTCTTTCTCCCTAACTTGTCGATCACCGTTATGGCCAGAAGGGTTGCGACCAGGTTCGTAGCACCGATCGCCACCGCCTGCAGATCCCCGGACACTCGGCCGAAACCCGCCGCGGCGAAGATGTCGTTGAGGTAATATAGGATCGCATTGATCCCCGACAATTGATTGAACATGCCGATCGTGGTGGCGAGAAAGATCGGCTTGCGATACTTCCAGGAGAAGAGCGGCTCAGATCGATGTGCGCGCTCCGTATGGATGGAATCGACAATCTCTTTTAGTTCCGCCCAGGAATTGGGCGAGCCCATAAGCTCCAGCACTTGCCTAGCTTCGTCGATTCGGTCCTGTGTAACAAGCCATCGGGAGCTGCGAGGGATACCGAAGAGCATGATGAGGAAGAGTTCTGCCGGAAGGGAAGCAATTCCGAGCTGCCAGCGCCATTCCGTCGCGCCCAAGTGGAATTGAGCTATCGCGAAGTTTGAGAAGTAAGCGAACAGAATGCCGATCACGATATTGACCTGAAACATGCCGACCATGCGGCCGCGCCACCGAGCGGGAGCAAGTTCTGCGATATACACGGGCCCGAGTACGGAGGACCCTCCGATGCCAAGGCCGCCAACGAGTCGCGCGGCCAACAACGCGTGCCAGCTCCAGGCGAGTCCCGATCCTAATGCGGAAACGACATATAGCACGGCCATCGCGCGCAGCGTGTCACGACCGCCGAACTTTTGCCCGATGGCACCGGCCGACATGGCTCCGATCACGGTGCCGATGAGCGCGATCGCGACCGTCAAACCCAGCTGCCAAGGTACCAAAGCGTAGACTCGGGTCAATTGGTGGGTCGTGCCCGCAATCACCGCCGTATCGAAGCCGAAGAGCAGTCCTCCCAGTGCGCCTACCGCTGTACCCTTGAATAGGTATCGATTCATCTTCAATGTGGCCCTGTGCTCCATCTACATCTTCATAAACGGCAATGGGTAGACACTTAGTGCGCCAGCCCCGGTCGAAGTTGAGCTGGGCCGACTTCCATCGAACTCTCAATCGGTGCGATCAGTGCGACTTGGCGTCAGCTGCAACTGCAGGGAGAACGTCATAGAGTGGTCGTACCGGCGTGACGGCCGGGCTTTCATCCGCTAGCGAGATTGCCAGGATGCGAACGCTTGGATTGATGGGCAGCTTGATGGTCTTTGCACCGGAAGGAAGGTCGAGGACATACGCGAACAAATAGGAGTAAGCATAGGCCACGTTCTTTCCGGCGGCGTCTTGGTGATGGTCGCAGTACCAGGCGAGGTCGGCCCGTTTGATAAAGCCGGGTTTCAGACCGACCATCTCTCCATACCTGTCATGGGAGACATCAGGCGGGTTCCATTGTCTGTCGTCCCATTGTCCAATGAACCCGCCCCAATCCTCGATGTTCAGTTCCGCCTTCTCAGCACCAACGTCAAAGACCACTTTCTGATCACCGTCAGCCGATGCCGCAAGCAGGTAGATGCGGTTAAAGTGTCCCGCAGGAAGACTGATGGTTTGTCCCTTGGTCGTCACCGCATTCGGTGTATTGCTCTTGGCCGGAGCCAGTTGGAAATTGACATCGTTGAATCGGATCTGGGCCGGTAGCATCCCTGCCGGATATGCATTGCCAATCAAAGCCGGTCTTGGAGGGATCGCCGTCATTGCTCGCGGTCGCGAGGTCATAGGGCAGGGTTACCGGTGTAGATTCCATGCCCTTGACACTGGAGGCGAGCGAGCCCAGATGGAGAGCGAAGGTCCGCGGCTGATAACCTCCGAAGGAAGTCATAAGTGCGCCGTCGCTTACGGTTGCCGGCCCGACCGGTTG includes these proteins:
- a CDS encoding glycoside hydrolase family 76 protein; amino-acid sequence: MHALPNQANAISSSRTHSQPRRKPRPGFINKYYDDEGWWALAWIDVYDLTHDERYLATAASIFADMTYGWVQTCSGGIWWSKDRKYKNAIANELFLSVAARLAVLTTDPKQRTNYSAWANREWQWFVGSGMINPEQLVNDGLTESCKNNQRTIWTYNQGVILGGLIALHAVSGDAALLSEAHKIARAALSALTDQQGVLHDVCEPKCGGDGTQFKGAFARNLRALNEEDPKLAYDRFARTNADSIWNQVRSPDYHLGEVWSATSGTPDASSQSSALDVLVSAAELSAKNAFN
- a CDS encoding ROK family protein, with product MILERYAIGVDLGGTNLRIATYKEDSSPNGMIADSIGLPTRVKDGPDAVADDMSGAIRKLLSKHGHGGFAGLGIGTPGPLDLPDGVLRNPPNLPGFDGYNLRRAVELRVGVPAIIESDANLAALAEFRLGSGKTYGAQSLCMLTLGTGVGNGIILDGKVWNGHNGMGGEAGHNTVDPEGEPCPCGSRGCLELYASATGLKRMAKDSRGSHANDSDESAILTARHIAESATAGDHAALAVFARVGTALGIGVGALVNTLNLPLYVIGGGMSASWDLFALQMMEELRMRSYVYRMNAPTEEESRVRSPRKTHVVRAELGSDAGILGACLLPLMQGRSG
- a CDS encoding LacI family DNA-binding transcriptional regulator, which codes for MTTTQNRNAPTLVDVAREAGVSLKTASRVLNGAASVKEDKTSKVREAMTRLGYRPNELARGLKARKSAAIGMIVANLSDPFTASAVKAVQEVSRANGHVVILASSGGYPDVERSEIESLVGRQIDGLIIAPADGRTDNFSDVIPPELKVVTFDQPVKHSRFDVVTIPNRRSAKEATQHLLGHGFQRIVAIGARPHLYTCSERLAGYRDAISVASLEPRMCTVEHETALTSEWLSDSVFKKHKADAIIPMNWVCTMLTLRGLRVLGKEPGRDVPILSFDDFDLADMLSPTISAVRQPAAQFGYEAARLLFNRLNGQASEKRASVVLSTELILRESCGCSLSGRRPRATRPRR
- a CDS encoding sugar porter family MFS transporter, with product MKMNRYLFKGTAVGALGGLLFGFDTAVIAGTTHQLTRVYALVPWQLGLTVAIALIGTVIGAMSAGAIGQKFGGRDTLRAMAVLYVVSALGSGLAWSWHALLAARLVGGLGIGGSSVLGPVYIAELAPARWRGRMVGMFQVNIVIGILFAYFSNFAIAQFHLGATEWRWQLGIASLPAELFLIMLFGIPRSSRWLVTQDRIDEARQVLELMGSPNSWAELKEIVDSIHTERAHRSEPLFSWKYRKPIFLATTIGMFNQLSGINAILYYLNDIFAAAGFGRVSGDLQAVAIGATNLVATLLAITVIDKLGRKRLLLFGSVGTAVCLAGVAYVFFVNSHQALLVWLLMAYIAFFAVSQGAVIWVYINEVFPTKVRSKGQSLGSSSHWIMNAVIAYSFPLLAKSSGAYPFVFFASMMVLQFVVVLFAYPETKWVSLEQLQLQLGIE